In Mucilaginibacter celer, one DNA window encodes the following:
- a CDS encoding glycosyltransferase family 2 protein yields the protein MTPFISIIIPLYNSGKTLRQTLDSIAGQSFKNLELVFIDGGSADDTQYIVSNFRKTAEMAVQFISEPDKGIYDAMNKGIDMATGRWFYFMGGDDTLAGTNTLQTVYNNIQNEAADLVYGKVTGAVSGITYTDDTLNKVLSRGIHHQGIFYKREVFDYTGKYDLTFKVAADYHLTLKAFCNPAFKTRYIDVDIARFGEAGLSSTLYDYRFYSYRYLLLAKNKATHKIGDQVEVLNQSIYCCLYLAQHKQSMGFAWSNILYYITRRNPLSIAQRAKTLLRMLAWTMRSSG from the coding sequence TTGACACCTTTTATCTCCATCATCATTCCCCTTTATAACAGCGGTAAAACCCTGCGGCAAACGCTGGATAGCATCGCCGGCCAAAGCTTTAAAAACCTCGAACTGGTTTTTATCGACGGCGGCTCGGCCGATGATACCCAGTATATTGTAAGCAACTTCAGGAAAACCGCTGAGATGGCCGTGCAATTCATTTCCGAACCCGACAAAGGTATTTACGACGCCATGAACAAAGGTATCGATATGGCAACCGGCAGGTGGTTTTACTTTATGGGCGGCGATGATACGCTTGCAGGCACCAATACCCTGCAAACCGTGTACAATAACATCCAAAACGAGGCTGCCGACCTGGTTTACGGTAAGGTAACCGGGGCTGTATCGGGAATAACTTATACAGATGATACCTTGAACAAAGTCCTGTCGCGCGGCATCCATCACCAGGGCATCTTCTACAAACGCGAGGTATTTGATTACACCGGCAAATACGATCTTACTTTTAAAGTAGCGGCCGATTATCACTTAACGCTGAAAGCTTTTTGCAACCCTGCATTCAAAACGCGGTATATTGATGTTGATATAGCGCGTTTTGGCGAAGCGGGCCTAAGTTCAACCCTGTATGATTACCGTTTTTACAGTTATCGTTACCTACTTTTGGCTAAAAATAAAGCCACCCATAAAATTGGAGACCAGGTTGAGGTGCTTAATCAATCCATCTATTGCTGCCTTTACCTTGCTCAGCACAAACAAAGCATGGGCTTTGCCTGGAGTAATATATTATACTATATAACCCGACGTAATCCGCTCAGCATCGCTCAAAGGGCTAAAACATTGTTAAGAATGCTGGCCTGGACCATGAGATCATCCGGATGA
- a CDS encoding glycosyltransferase family 4 protein → MNIALITPYFPDEHTIDSGIANHYRLLAESLAVRGNRIVVIHVRGRYDDEQEAFGEYELSPNITVLTFKVKAPALVLRLFKNKWAIIDAALKLKCMRVTSRSLNKIIKQYNIDVIETSSYFSLCYFTLHKKIKAPLAVRVSTTFSQMMKEHYPFKSRGMDLIAAMEIAFIKKSKHLITHAYSHAEEIGRLYGINANRFDIIPHGVNLPETDAYKKDHSTIKVLYTGRLEYRKGTDVLLAAIPLVLKENPGILFELIGHDPNNQYQTWFEQDNEERILRQVIFRGRIASSDLADAYRNCDIFVAPSRYESFGIIFIEAMSYGKPVIGCEVGGVPDIIADNYNGLFADTADAQSLADRILTLAADEALREQMGANARKTVENKFTGQKLASNSLKYYQTLQAQS, encoded by the coding sequence ATGAATATTGCCCTCATCACACCCTATTTCCCCGACGAGCATACCATCGACAGCGGTATTGCCAACCACTACCGTTTGCTGGCCGAAAGCCTTGCTGTAAGGGGCAATCGCATCGTAGTAATACATGTGCGCGGCCGTTACGATGATGAGCAGGAGGCTTTCGGCGAATACGAGCTCTCACCAAACATTACTGTATTAACCTTTAAGGTTAAAGCCCCGGCACTGGTGTTGCGGCTTTTTAAAAATAAATGGGCTATTATTGATGCTGCCTTAAAACTGAAGTGCATGCGGGTTACCTCCCGTAGTTTAAATAAGATCATAAAGCAATACAACATTGATGTTATAGAAACCAGCAGCTATTTTTCGCTCTGCTATTTCACCCTGCACAAAAAAATTAAAGCGCCCCTGGCGGTGAGGGTAAGCACTACCTTTTCGCAAATGATGAAGGAGCATTACCCTTTTAAATCGAGGGGGATGGATCTGATAGCGGCTATGGAGATTGCGTTTATAAAAAAAAGCAAGCATTTAATCACACACGCCTATAGCCATGCCGAAGAGATAGGGCGGCTTTATGGCATTAATGCCAATCGTTTTGATATTATTCCGCATGGGGTAAACCTGCCCGAAACCGACGCTTATAAAAAAGATCATTCAACTATCAAAGTACTGTATACCGGCCGGCTGGAATACCGCAAAGGCACCGATGTGTTACTGGCTGCCATCCCGCTGGTGTTAAAGGAAAACCCCGGTATTTTGTTTGAGCTGATAGGCCACGATCCCAACAACCAGTACCAAACCTGGTTTGAGCAGGATAATGAAGAGCGTATTTTGCGGCAGGTAATTTTCAGGGGACGGATAGCCAGCAGCGATCTGGCCGATGCTTACCGCAACTGCGATATTTTCGTAGCCCCCTCAAGGTACGAATCCTTCGGTATTATTTTTATTGAGGCCATGAGTTACGGCAAACCGGTTATTGGCTGCGAGGTAGGCGGTGTTCCCGATATTATTGCCGATAATTACAACGGCCTGTTTGCCGATACCGCCGACGCACAAAGCCTGGCCGATAGAATATTAACCTTGGCAGCCGATGAAGCGCTGCGCGAACAGATGGGTGCCAATGCCCGCAAAACCGTCGAAAATAAATTTACGGGTCAAAAACTGGCATCTAACTCATTAAAATATTATCAAACCCTGCAGGCCCAAAGTTGA
- a CDS encoding glycosyltransferase, with protein MRVSVIISTYNPDEKRLAQTLDGLKNQSLAKHEWDLIIIDNNSTNNFHTQLDLSWHPFAQIITETRQGLTYARLRGFNEAVTGIIVMVDDDNVLHTDYLEQVVSIFDQHHQLAAIGGKSLPLFETEPPAWLPEFHHNLALRDPGNDVIIEGWDNKYPDAAPIGAGMGIRYKALKPYIDKIASGKSTIGDRTGSSLSSGGDNDIVLEILKSGWQVGYFPQLQLKHIIPANRMEVAYLARLAHNTNKSWVQLLHHHGINPWQQIKPAGVMPRKIKAWFSYKAWQSKAAYIKWQGACGMFEGLAALPEN; from the coding sequence TTGAGAGTTTCCGTTATTATTTCCACGTATAATCCCGATGAAAAACGGCTTGCCCAAACGCTTGACGGATTAAAAAACCAATCGTTGGCAAAGCATGAGTGGGACCTGATCATTATCGATAATAACTCAACCAATAATTTTCATACACAACTTGATTTAAGCTGGCATCCCTTTGCTCAAATCATAACCGAAACCCGGCAGGGTTTAACCTACGCCCGCCTCAGGGGATTTAATGAAGCAGTGACCGGCATCATCGTGATGGTTGATGATGACAACGTGCTCCATACAGATTATCTTGAGCAGGTAGTATCCATATTTGATCAACACCATCAACTGGCAGCTATCGGCGGCAAATCATTGCCCTTGTTTGAAACCGAACCGCCTGCCTGGCTTCCTGAATTTCACCACAATCTCGCTCTCCGGGATCCGGGTAATGATGTTATTATTGAGGGATGGGACAACAAATATCCCGATGCTGCCCCCATTGGCGCGGGCATGGGCATCAGGTACAAAGCACTCAAGCCTTATATTGATAAAATCGCCTCGGGTAAAAGCACTATTGGTGATCGTACGGGCTCATCCCTCAGTTCGGGCGGGGATAATGATATAGTGCTCGAAATCCTGAAATCGGGCTGGCAGGTTGGCTATTTCCCGCAACTCCAACTAAAGCATATTATCCCGGCCAACCGTATGGAGGTGGCTTACCTCGCGCGTTTGGCGCACAATACCAATAAATCGTGGGTGCAGCTATTGCATCATCACGGCATTAACCCATGGCAGCAAATAAAGCCCGCAGGCGTAATGCCCAGAAAAATAAAAGCCTGGTTCAGCTACAAAGCCTGGCAAAGTAAGGCTGCCTATATTAAATGGCAGGGCGCTTGCGGCATGTTTGAAGGCCTTGCCGCCTTGCCTGAAAACTAA
- a CDS encoding glycosyl transferase has protein sequence MQKLINFLYRIPKSRLKNIRRFGGYLNYRKMMASRKLMEKASFSLPPVISAKEGLPVYFLTGKNYLYQTLFCIRSLVLVSKIKLRFLLVDDGSFDEELINHIKKQLPEATIITKEIIAQNLENIIPPAQFPHLHHKRAVYPHIKKLTDIHTIPGDDWKLVLDSDMLFWREPREMLEWLHHPQRPLHMVDCDEAYGYSKKLMEELAGKTIKPLVNVGAIGLNSNAINWQNIERWVEVLEQREGTSYYLEQALSAMLIGDDNAVVLPPGKYIVNPCKATIAAQNGVLHHYVDLSKEGYYKLAWKKLV, from the coding sequence ATGCAGAAATTAATTAATTTTTTATACCGTATCCCCAAATCCAGGCTTAAAAACATCAGGCGCTTTGGCGGTTACCTCAATTACCGTAAAATGATGGCCTCGCGCAAGCTCATGGAAAAGGCGTCATTTTCCTTACCTCCGGTTATTTCGGCCAAGGAAGGCCTGCCGGTTTATTTTTTAACAGGCAAAAACTACCTGTATCAAACCTTGTTCTGCATCCGTTCGCTGGTTTTGGTGTCAAAAATAAAGCTAAGATTTTTGTTGGTTGATGATGGCAGTTTTGATGAAGAACTGATCAACCACATAAAAAAACAGCTCCCTGAAGCAACTATCATCACCAAAGAAATTATCGCCCAAAATCTTGAAAATATAATTCCCCCGGCTCAATTCCCGCACCTGCATCATAAAAGAGCTGTATATCCGCATATCAAAAAACTTACCGATATCCATACTATACCCGGCGACGACTGGAAGCTGGTACTGGATTCAGATATGCTTTTCTGGCGTGAGCCGCGTGAAATGCTGGAATGGCTGCATCATCCGCAACGCCCCCTGCACATGGTTGATTGTGATGAGGCTTACGGCTATTCGAAAAAACTGATGGAAGAGCTGGCCGGTAAAACCATTAAACCGCTGGTTAACGTGGGTGCCATAGGTTTAAACAGCAATGCTATCAACTGGCAAAATATTGAACGCTGGGTTGAGGTATTAGAGCAACGTGAAGGCACATCATACTACCTGGAGCAGGCGCTCTCGGCTATGCTGATAGGCGATGACAACGCCGTTGTGCTGCCTCCGGGCAAATACATTGTTAACCCCTGCAAAGCAACCATCGCCGCACAAAACGGTGTGTTGCACCATTATGTCGATCTCTCTAAAGAGGGTTATTATAAACTGGCATGGAAAAAACTGGTTTAA
- a CDS encoding glycosyltransferase family 2 protein, with protein sequence MEKTGLNPRPLVSVCIPAYNCEKYVGQAIKSVLAQTYADIEVIVVDDGSADGTLNVIEQIDDKRLKAISTPNHGASAARNLAYQNATGQYIIFFDADDLLPPDFIDRQLNRINGRDDVIVLSGWGRFYNDDPGTFKAEQIPYQEMQLAGWINTYWRAGAPMTAPGRSLIPRRLIEKAGLWNEELSLNDDMEFYTRMFIKAQSILFCHDAVLYYRSGIGGLSSRKGPKAYNSLLQSISLSINYALQVVDNSDEIRLSSANMLQGVIYELYPHHRELIGKAQKQINQLGRPDLKFMAGGITSYMVAVLGWKLTKWVKLFLQGSSN encoded by the coding sequence ATGGAAAAAACTGGTTTAAATCCCCGTCCCCTCGTTTCGGTTTGTATTCCCGCTTATAACTGCGAAAAATATGTGGGCCAGGCAATTAAATCGGTATTAGCCCAAACTTATGCTGATATTGAGGTTATTGTTGTTGATGATGGCTCCGCCGACGGAACTTTAAATGTAATTGAACAAATTGATGATAAGCGGCTTAAAGCGATTTCAACTCCTAATCACGGTGCTTCTGCCGCCCGCAACCTGGCCTATCAAAACGCAACCGGTCAATACATCATTTTTTTTGATGCCGATGATCTGCTTCCGCCCGATTTTATCGACAGGCAGCTAAACCGGATCAACGGCAGGGATGATGTTATTGTACTTTCGGGCTGGGGCCGTTTTTATAATGATGATCCCGGAACCTTTAAGGCAGAACAGATTCCGTACCAGGAAATGCAGCTTGCCGGCTGGATCAATACCTACTGGCGGGCAGGAGCCCCTATGACAGCACCGGGCAGGTCACTCATTCCCCGCAGACTTATAGAAAAAGCCGGCCTTTGGAATGAAGAATTAAGCCTGAACGACGATATGGAGTTTTATACCCGCATGTTTATAAAGGCCCAAAGCATATTATTTTGCCACGATGCCGTATTATATTACCGCTCGGGAATTGGCGGCTTATCAAGCCGTAAAGGCCCAAAAGCGTATAACTCCTTACTGCAATCAATTAGTTTATCCATTAACTACGCGTTGCAGGTAGTTGATAATAGTGATGAAATAAGGCTAAGCAGTGCTAATATGCTGCAAGGGGTTATTTATGAGCTTTATCCTCATCACCGGGAGCTTATTGGTAAAGCACAAAAGCAAATCAACCAGCTGGGCAGGCCCGATCTTAAGTTTATGGCCGGCGGCATTACCAGTTATATGGTAGCTGTTTTGGGATGGAAACTAACCAAATGGGTGAAGCTGTTTTTACAAGGCAGCAGTAATTAA
- a CDS encoding glycosyltransferase, with protein sequence MSPGQISIVSQSHLCRNPRVLKEAIALAAAGYDVTIFTAIYSDDLYRQDLSLLTDTGIGYNIYSDLRKQNFSSLKARLIRKFWLFAQALGIESRHSLGYDASRLKKHILAQPANLYIMHQELATVTGSLMVNNHKVAFDIEDWYSEDLLPDARKNRPIKLLKQAEKTAIEKGAACYTTSQAMAKGLQAFYKTVNLPAVIYNSFNANSNTGQNEQHNFLHLYWLSQTIGEGRGLEFFINCMAKSAIKCKLSLRGNVSEAYKSTLNALLSPKDSIEFLPMLKNSEIQTDMARYDIGLALEPDNPPNKDLTVSNKLFHYMAAGLPVIASYTRGQAEIAQQSPDLIWLYKQNNAEELTAILNNLGVKLKAGELNTLKKTVLDHYQLHFDWPIEADKLVNIVNGALKTT encoded by the coding sequence ATGAGTCCGGGCCAAATCAGCATTGTAAGCCAATCGCACCTTTGCCGCAATCCGCGGGTGCTGAAAGAAGCAATAGCCTTGGCTGCGGCCGGTTATGATGTAACTATTTTCACCGCCATTTATAGCGACGATTTATACAGGCAGGATCTTTCCTTACTTACAGATACGGGTATCGGCTACAACATTTACAGCGATCTGCGGAAGCAAAATTTCAGCTCGCTTAAGGCCAGGCTAATCAGAAAGTTTTGGTTGTTTGCGCAAGCCCTGGGTATTGAAAGCCGGCATAGTTTGGGCTATGATGCATCGCGCTTAAAAAAACACATACTGGCACAGCCGGCCAATCTTTACATTATGCACCAGGAACTGGCAACCGTAACCGGCAGCCTTATGGTAAATAACCACAAAGTAGCCTTTGATATCGAAGATTGGTACTCTGAAGATCTTTTACCTGATGCCCGCAAAAACAGGCCAATAAAACTTTTAAAGCAGGCCGAAAAAACAGCCATCGAAAAAGGTGCTGCCTGTTATACCACATCGCAGGCTATGGCAAAAGGCCTTCAGGCTTTTTATAAAACGGTAAACCTGCCGGCTGTTATTTACAACTCGTTTAATGCCAACAGCAATACCGGGCAAAATGAACAGCACAACTTTTTACATTTATACTGGCTTTCGCAAACCATTGGCGAGGGCCGGGGCCTTGAGTTTTTTATAAACTGTATGGCCAAAAGCGCCATCAAATGTAAACTGAGCCTCAGAGGGAATGTATCAGAGGCTTACAAAAGCACTTTAAATGCGTTGCTGTCGCCCAAAGACAGTATTGAATTTTTGCCGATGCTGAAAAACAGCGAAATCCAAACCGATATGGCCCGGTATGATATCGGCCTGGCACTTGAGCCTGATAATCCACCTAATAAAGACCTCACCGTTTCGAACAAACTTTTTCATTACATGGCGGCCGGGTTGCCTGTTATTGCTTCGTATACCCGGGGGCAGGCCGAAATAGCGCAACAATCTCCAGATCTGATTTGGCTGTACAAACAAAACAACGCTGAAGAGTTAACGGCGATATTAAATAACCTCGGTGTCAAATTAAAAGCCGGCGAGCTAAACACTTTAAAAAAAACGGTACTGGATCATTATCAATTGCATTTTGATTGGCCCATCGAGGCTGATAAATTGGTTAACATCGTCAACGGCGCCCTTAAAACAACCTGA
- a CDS encoding glycosyltransferase — MKKLLIVSPYFPPVNAADMQRVRMSLPYFENHGWQAEVVTIDPKYSDLAQDELLLQSVPQSIKTHYVKALSKSFTSKVGLGSIALRSLWYYRQKVNSLLKQQQFDLIYFSTTQFPVCILGAYWKKRFGIPYVIDMQDPWHSDYYMNKPKSQRPPKYWFAYRLNKYLEPIAIKNADGLISVSSGYISQLKSRYPVIKNIPDAVITFGAFEPDMLIAQNNRQQFSALLNKESINIVYVGRGGRDMHRAISPVFEAFKAALETDFEKHSTIKFYFIGTSYAPAGQGTATILPLAQQFGIENYVVEVTDRISYYHTLLTLQQADALFIPGSDDPQYTASKIFPYLLTGKPVLAVFNKASSAIGIVEEYGVQDVYNYDEVSPTRLFTFFDQLISKQLHDISYNADAVKKYSAIEMTRAQCRLFDKIVNAGS, encoded by the coding sequence TTGAAAAAACTGCTCATCGTATCGCCTTACTTCCCGCCCGTTAATGCTGCCGATATGCAAAGGGTCCGCATGAGCCTGCCTTATTTTGAAAACCATGGGTGGCAGGCCGAGGTTGTTACCATAGATCCTAAATATTCAGACCTTGCACAGGACGAATTATTGCTGCAAAGTGTTCCTCAATCCATAAAAACGCATTACGTTAAAGCCCTGAGCAAAAGCTTTACGTCAAAAGTGGGCTTAGGGAGTATTGCCTTACGCTCGCTTTGGTATTATCGGCAAAAGGTAAACAGCCTTTTAAAACAGCAGCAGTTTGATCTCATTTATTTTTCAACCACCCAATTCCCGGTTTGCATTTTAGGCGCATACTGGAAAAAGCGTTTCGGCATACCTTATGTTATCGACATGCAGGACCCCTGGCACTCCGACTATTATATGAACAAGCCCAAAAGCCAGCGGCCGCCAAAATACTGGTTCGCTTACAGGCTGAATAAATACCTTGAGCCCATCGCCATAAAAAATGCTGATGGACTGATCAGTGTATCTTCCGGCTATATCAGCCAGCTTAAATCCCGGTACCCGGTAATTAAAAATATCCCGGACGCGGTTATTACCTTCGGCGCTTTTGAGCCCGATATGCTGATAGCACAAAATAACCGGCAGCAATTTTCGGCGCTTTTAAATAAGGAATCGATTAATATTGTATATGTTGGCCGCGGCGGCCGGGATATGCACAGGGCCATCAGCCCGGTGTTTGAGGCTTTTAAAGCCGCCCTTGAAACCGATTTCGAAAAGCATTCAACAATAAAATTTTACTTTATCGGCACCAGTTACGCACCGGCCGGGCAAGGTACAGCTACCATTTTACCGCTGGCACAACAGTTCGGAATTGAAAATTATGTTGTTGAAGTTACAGATCGTATCAGCTATTACCATACACTGCTTACATTACAGCAGGCCGATGCGCTTTTTATCCCCGGTTCTGATGATCCGCAATACACAGCATCCAAAATATTCCCCTACCTGCTTACCGGCAAACCCGTGCTGGCTGTTTTTAACAAAGCAAGTTCGGCCATAGGTATTGTGGAAGAATACGGTGTACAAGATGTTTATAATTATGACGAGGTAAGCCCAACCCGGCTTTTTACTTTTTTTGACCAGCTTATCAGCAAGCAACTTCATGACATTAGCTATAATGCCGATGCGGTAAAAAAATATTCGGCAATAGAGATGACACGGGCGCAATGCCGGTTATTTGATAAAATAGTTAATGCAGGCAGTTAA
- a CDS encoding FkbM family methyltransferase yields the protein MQAVKRTIGFILNHPLAKKHRLRAFWRFACWQLQSRLSGSRFIIKPFIGNVKFYAAKGLTGITGNIYTGLHEFTDMAFLLHFLRPEDLFFDIGANVGSYTLLASGHAGASSITLEPVSSTFQILSKNIVLNDLHNQVTLINAGAGAETGEIRFSADQDTRNHVIAANETNKTDTITVRVITVDSLSTAAPPALIKIDVEGFETEVLKGMADTLMAPELKAIIIELNGSGKHYGFNEANIHELLLSHSFKPFTYNPFKRALTQLKTFGSYNTIYCRDIDFVNNRLQHAAAIKIMGQTI from the coding sequence ATGCAGGCAGTTAAACGTACCATTGGTTTTATATTAAACCACCCGCTGGCAAAAAAACATAGGCTGAGGGCCTTCTGGAGGTTTGCCTGCTGGCAACTGCAATCGCGGCTTTCGGGATCGCGGTTCATCATAAAACCGTTTATCGGCAATGTTAAGTTTTACGCAGCAAAGGGCTTAACCGGCATTACCGGCAACATTTATACAGGTTTACACGAGTTTACTGATATGGCCTTCCTGCTTCATTTTTTGCGTCCGGAAGACCTGTTTTTTGATATCGGGGCAAATGTGGGGTCGTACACATTACTGGCTTCGGGCCATGCCGGGGCAAGTAGTATCACGCTCGAGCCCGTTAGCTCAACCTTCCAAATCCTCAGCAAAAACATCGTATTGAATGATCTGCATAACCAGGTTACACTAATTAACGCAGGCGCAGGTGCCGAAACAGGAGAGATCAGATTTTCGGCCGATCAGGATACCCGCAACCATGTGATAGCCGCCAACGAAACAAATAAAACAGATACTATAACGGTACGGGTTATCACCGTCGATTCATTAAGCACTGCAGCACCGCCGGCTTTAATTAAAATAGATGTAGAAGGGTTTGAAACCGAAGTATTAAAGGGAATGGCCGATACGCTGATGGCCCCCGAGCTAAAGGCCATTATTATTGAACTGAACGGCAGCGGCAAACATTATGGTTTTAATGAAGCCAACATTCACGAATTACTGCTGAGTCACAGTTTTAAACCTTTTACATACAATCCCTTTAAACGGGCTTTAACCCAGCTTAAAACATTTGGCAGTTATAACACCATTTATTGCCGCGATATTGATTTTGTAAACAACCGTTTGCAACACGCTGCAGCAATTAAAATAATGGGCCAAACCATCTGA
- a CDS encoding glycosyltransferase family 4 protein yields MQKLAIIITHPIQYYAPVFKLLHQRQNISIRVFYTWGEAAQQKFDPGFGKNISWDLPLLEGYPYEWVENIAADPGSHHSKGIDNPGLVAQINAWQPNAILVYGWFYKSHLKVLRHFKNKIPVIFRGDSTLLDDTGGLKGLLKSIFLKWVYSHVNYALYTGANNKAYFKKYGLKEEQLYFAPHAVDNDRFGIARADEANELRKSLGIGPNEKLVLFAGKLESKKEPALLLQAFAEINIPGTQLLFTGNGILEIELKNRVSLCNNVHFVEFQNQQYMPVIYQACDLFCLPSKGPGETWGLAVNEAMACGKAILIADKVGAGTDLVKEGQNGSIFKAGDLTDLKSKLKTLLETEKTTLFTMGQHSGQIIADWSFTKQVQAIEQLTDKCRKTVRR; encoded by the coding sequence ATGCAAAAGTTAGCCATCATTATTACTCACCCAATTCAATATTATGCCCCGGTGTTTAAACTGCTGCACCAGCGGCAAAACATCAGTATCCGGGTGTTTTATACCTGGGGAGAGGCTGCGCAGCAAAAATTTGATCCCGGTTTTGGCAAAAATATCAGTTGGGATCTGCCGCTGCTTGAAGGCTACCCTTATGAATGGGTGGAGAACATAGCCGCCGATCCCGGCTCCCACCATTCAAAAGGCATAGATAACCCCGGATTGGTTGCGCAGATCAATGCATGGCAACCCAACGCGATATTAGTTTATGGCTGGTTTTATAAAAGCCACCTCAAAGTATTACGGCATTTCAAAAACAAAATCCCGGTAATTTTTCGTGGAGATTCAACCTTGCTTGATGATACCGGCGGATTAAAAGGACTGTTAAAAAGCATTTTTTTAAAATGGGTTTACAGCCATGTTAATTATGCCCTGTATACCGGCGCCAACAATAAGGCTTATTTTAAGAAGTATGGCTTGAAGGAAGAGCAACTTTACTTTGCCCCGCATGCTGTTGATAACGATAGGTTCGGGATAGCAAGAGCTGATGAGGCTAATGAATTGAGAAAAAGCTTAGGCATAGGCCCCAACGAAAAACTGGTGCTTTTTGCGGGTAAGCTGGAAAGTAAAAAAGAGCCGGCTTTGCTGTTGCAGGCATTTGCCGAAATCAATATTCCCGGAACGCAGCTGTTGTTTACAGGCAACGGCATTTTAGAGATCGAACTAAAAAACCGGGTCTCATTGTGTAATAACGTTCATTTTGTGGAGTTTCAAAACCAACAGTACATGCCCGTAATATACCAGGCCTGCGATTTGTTTTGCCTCCCATCTAAAGGGCCGGGCGAAACATGGGGACTGGCAGTTAACGAGGCTATGGCCTGCGGCAAAGCTATCCTGATAGCTGATAAAGTAGGTGCCGGTACCGATTTGGTAAAAGAAGGCCAAAACGGCTCGATATTTAAAGCAGGCGATCTTACAGATTTGAAAAGCAAACTAAAAACATTGCTCGAAACTGAAAAAACCACGTTATTTACCATGGGGCAACACTCGGGGCAAATTATTGCCGACTGGAGCTTTACCAAACAGGTGCAGGCAATTGAACAATTAACAGATAAATGCAGGAAAACAGTAAGGCGATAG